The Acidimicrobiia bacterium genomic sequence CCTCCTCGACCAGATCTCGCGCGAGCTCGGTCTTACCCGCGACTGGCCCGTCGTCATCTGCGGTGTCGGGAACCTCGGTCAGGCGCTGGCCAAGTACCGCGGCTTCGGCGCGCGCGGCTTCCGCATCGCCGCCCTGATCGACGCCGACGCCGAGAAGGTCGGTCAGAGCATCGAGGACCTGCCGATCCAGGCGGTCGACGAGCTGCCCCGGGTGGTGCAGGAGCGGGAGATCTCGATCGGGATGATCGCGACGCCCCCGAACGTCGCGCAGGAGGTCGCCGACCGGCTCGTCGCGGCCGGCGTCCGGTCGATCCTGAACTTCGCGCCCGCGGTGCTCTCGGTCCCCGACGGCGTGTCGATCCGCAAGGTCGACCTCGCCATCGAGCTGCAGATCCTGTCCTTCTACCAGCTGCGTCGGGGAGGCCCGCCCCGGTCCTCGGGCGGACGCCCCGGGCGTGACGGCCGTGACGGTCGCGACGGCACCGGCGCCGGCGGGACGCCCGACGACGACGGCCTGCGGGAGCGTGTGGGGTGACCGCGCGCGGCTACCCGGTGAACCTCGTGGTCGCCGGTCGCCGCTGTGTGGTGGTCGGCGCCGGTCGCATCGCGGCGCGCAAGATCGATGCGCTGCTCGACGCCGGAGCCCGCGTGCACGTCGTCGCGCCCCAGCTCGATCCCCGGGTCGCCGAGTGGCGCGACGCGGGCGTCGTGACGGTCGCGCAGCGGGCGTTCGAGGCGGCGGATCTCGACGGTGCGTGGCTCGCCACCACCGCCACGGGCGTGCCTGACGTGGACCACGCGGTCTTCGAGGCCGGTGAGGAACGCCAGATCTGGGTCAACTCCGCCGACGACCCCGCGAACTGCTCGTTCACGCTGATGTCGGTCGTGCGGCAGGGCGACGTCGTCGTCACGATCGGCACGAACGGCCGCAGCCCCGCCCTCGCGACCTGGCTACGCGACCGCATCCGCACGGAGCTCGGGCCGGAGTACGGGACCCTGCTCGACCTGCTCTCCGCGGAGCGGGAATCGATGCGGGCCGCGGGGCGTTCCAGCGAGACGGCCGATTGGCGAAAGGCCCTCGATTCGGGCATCCTCGACCTGATCCGCGCCGGCCGGGTCCCCGAGGCCAAGGAGCTGCTCCGCGCGTGTCTGTGATCGTGGTGGGCGTCAACCACCGGACCGCTCCGGTCGACCTCCTGGAGCGCGTCGCGGTCGCCCCCAGCGAGCTGCCGAAGGCGCTCCACGCGCTCGCCGCCCGCGAGCACCTCGCCGAGACCGTCGTGCTGTCCACGTGCAACCGCACCGAGGTGTACGCGCGCACCACCCTGTTCCACCCCGCCGTGCAGGACGTGCGCGACTACCTCGCCGGTCACGGCTCGGTCGATCCCGACGAGCTCGGCGACCACCTGTACACGTACCACGACGACGCCGCGGTCGCGCACCTCTTCGGTGTCGCCGCGGGCGTCGACTCGATGATCATCGGCGAGGGCGAGATCCTCGGCCAGGTGCGCGGCGCGTGGCGCACCGCGGAGGAGGAGGGGACGGCCGGGCAGGTCCTGTCGCGGGTGTTCCAGCAGGCGGTCGAGGTCGGGAAGCGGTCCCGTACCGAGACGGGCATCGGCCGCCACGCGGTGTCGGTCTCGTCCGCGGCGGTGGCGCTCGCGGTCGACCGGCTGGGGACGCTCACGACACGGCGCGTGCTCGTGCTCGGCGCGGGCGACGTCGGCGAAGGGATGGCGGTCGCGCTCGCGGGCGCGGGCGTCGCGGAGATCGTCGTCGCGAACCGAACGCCCGCGCGCGCCAACGACCTCGCGCGGCGAGTCGGCGGCCGCGCGATCTCGCTGGGCGAGGTCGCGGACGCGCTCGTCACGTGCGACGTGCTGCTGTCGTCGACCGGCGCGCCCGAGGTGATCCTCGAGCGCAGCGACGTCGAGCTCGTCATGGAACGCCGTGACGGGCGCGCGCTGCTCGTCGTCGACGTCGCGATCCCGCGCGACGTCGATCCCGGAGTACGGCAGGTCTTCGGCGTCACGCTGCTCGACATGGACGACATGAAGTCGTTCGCGGACCACTCGCTCGCGCAGCGGCAGCGCGAGGTCGGCAAGGTTCGGGCGATCGTCGCCGAGGAGCTCGAGCGGTTCCGCACGGAGCACACCGCACGTGAGGTCGCACCGATCGTGCGCGCGCTGCGCACCCGCGGCGAGGACGTGCGCCGCGCGGAGCTCGACCGTTTCCGCTCGCGTCTCGAAGCCCTCGATCCCGCCGCGCGCCGCACCGTCGAGGCGCTCACCGAGGGGATCGTCAACAAGCTGCTGCACGACCCGACCGTGCGCATCAAGGACGCCGCGGGAACTCCTCGCGGCGCGACCTACTCGGACGCGCTCACCGAGCTGTTCGGCTTGGTCGACGTCCCGCCCGAGCCCCCCACCGCGTCGTAGCGATGCCGACGCAGCCGGTGCGCCTCGCCACGCGCGGCAGTGAGCTCGCGCGCTGGCAGGCGGGACGCGTCGCGTCGATGCTCGACGCGCCCACGGAGCTGGTGATCGTGACCACGACCGGCGATCGCCGGGCGGACGTCCCGATCCACACCATCGGTGGCACCGGTGCCTTCGTGAAGGAGGTCGAGGAGGCGGTCCTCGACGGTCGCGCCGACGTCGCCGTGCACTCCGGCAAGGACCTCCCGTCGGCCCTTCCCGACGGTCTCGTCCTCGCCGCCGTCCCGGAGCGTGCCGACCCGCGCGACGCGCTCGTCGGTCGTGGTCTCGACGAGCTGCCGACGGGCGGACGCGTCGGGACGGGATCCGTCCGCCGGCGCGCGCAGCTCGCGGCGCTGCGTCCCGACCTGCTCTTCGGGGAGCTCCGCGGCAACATCCCGACGCGCGTCGCGCGTTCGCGTGAATTCGCTGCGGTCGTGGTCGCGTATTGCGCGCTGCAACGACTCGGCCTCGACGACCGCGTCGCGCAGGTCCTCGACCCGTCCACGCTCGTGCCCCAGGTCGCCCAGGGTGCACTCGCAGTCGAGTGCCGTGCGGACGACGCGCGCGCCCTCGAGCTCCTGGGCGCGGTCGACGACCGGCGGGCGCACCGGGCGGTCGACGCCGAGCGCGCGTTCCTCGCCGAGCTCGGCGGCGGATGCAACCTCCCGTGCGGCGCGCTCGCGACCGACCGCGACGACGGAGGTCTCGCGATGCGCGCGCTGGTCGCGTCGCTCGACGGGCGTGTCGTCCTGCGCGCCGAGGTGTCGGGGGACGACCCCCGCGCGCTCGGTGTCGAAGCCGCGCGTCGGCTCGTCCTGGAGTCCGGCGGCTCCGCGCTGCTCGACGATGCCGCCTGACACGCTGCGCGAGACGCGCGTGACAGTCCACCGGCCCGGGACGCGCGCGTGACCGTCTACCTCGTGGGCGCGGGTCCCGGGGATCCCGGTCTGCTGACCGTGCGCGGTGCCGAGGTGCTCGCGCGCGCGGACGTCGTCGTGCACGACCGCCTCGCGTCGGCCGCGCTCCTCGAGCTCGCGCCGCGCGAGGCCGAGCGGATCGACGTCGGCAAGGCGCCTGGGCGCGTGGAGATGGAGCAGCACGACATCGACGCGCTGCTCGTCGAGCGCGGCCGCGCTGGTCAGACGGTCGTGCGGTTGAAGGGCGGCGACCCGTTCGTGTTCGGCCGGGGCGGTGAGGAGGCGGAGGCCCTGGCCGCGGCGGGCGTGCCGTTCGAGGTCGTCCCGGGCATCACGAGCGCGATCGCGGCACCCGCGTACGCGGGGATCCCGGTCACCCACCGCGGACTCTCGACGCACTTCACCGTGGTGACGGGACACGAGGATCCGGCCAAGGGCCGCACCGACGTCGACTGGGAGGCGCTCGCGCGCGCCGGCGGCACCCTCGTCGTCCTCATGGGGGTCGGCCGCCTCCCGGCGATCGTCGATCGGCTCCTCGCGGGCGGCCTCCCACCCGACACGCCGGTTGCCGCGGTCCGCAACGGCACACGCCTCGACCAGGCCTCCGTGCGCGGGACGCTCGCCACGATCGCGTCCCTCGACGTGCGCGCCCCGTCGGCGATCGTCGTCGGCCCGGTCGCCGCGCTCGACCTCGCGTGGTTCGAGTCGCGGCCGCTGTTCGGCCGGACCGTCGTCGTCACGCGCGCACGCGAGCAGGCGAGCGGGCTGCGCGCCCGGCTCGAGGACCTCGGCGCGCAGGTCGTCGAGCTGCCCGCGATCGCGATCGAGCCCGTCGACGTCGTCCTTCCCGATCTCGGCGCCTACGAATGGCTCGTCCTCACGTCCGCGAACGGCGTCGACGCGCTGTTCGACCGCGGCCTGCGCCCGGCCGGGCTCGATGCCCGCGCACTTGCCGGCCTCCGCATCGCCGCGATCGGGCCGGGCACCGCGAGCGCGCTCGCGACGCGCGGGATCACGGCGGACCTCGTCCCCGAGCGCTTCGTCGCCGAGTCCCTCCTCGACGCGTTCCCGGCCCCGGGCGGCGCGCGCGGCCGGGCCGCCCGCGTGCTGCTCGCACGCGCGGAGCAGGCGCGCGACGTCCTTCCCGACGGCCTCCGGGCCCGCGGCTACGACGTCGACGTCCTCGTGCTGTACCGCACCACCACGTCCCGGCCGGACGACGCCGCGCTCGCCGCGGTCCGGGACGGGCGGGTCGACGCCGTCACGTTCACCTCCTCGTCGACCGTCCGGAACCTGTGCGAGGTCCTCGGCGGCCCGCTCGCCGACCGTCCGAGCGGCGGGCCCCTCGTCGTCTCGATCGGCCCCGTGACCTCGGCCACGGCCCGCGACCTCGGCGTACGGGTCGATGCCGAGGCGACCGAGCACACCATCGACGGGCTGGTCGCGGCCCTCGTCGACGGTCTCGCGGCCGCCGGGCGCCGGTAGCATCGGGACGCCATGGCGTTCCCCGACCAGCGCCCCCGCCGGCTGCGACGGACGCCCGCGCTGCGGCGCCTCGTCGCCGAGACCCGGCTGTCCGTCGACGACCTCGTCGCGCCGCTGTTCGTCAAGGACGGCATCCGCGAGCCCGAGCCCGTCCACTCGATGCCCGGAGTCGTGCAGCACACGCAGGAGAGCCTCCGCAAGGAGGTGCGTGCGCTCGCCGGCCTCGGCCTCCCCGCGGTCGTCCTCTTCGGTGTCCCCGCGACCAAGGACCCGGAAGGCTCGCAGGCCGACGCGTACGACGGTGTGGTGCAGGTCGCGCTGCGCAACCTCCGCGACGAGGTCGGCGACGCGATCACGCTGATCGCCGACGACTGCCTCGACGAGTACACCGACCACGGCCACTGCGGCCTGTTGCGCGACGACGGCAGCGTCGACAACGACGCCACGCTCGATCGCTACGCGTCGATCGCGGTCGCGCAGGCCGAGGCCGGGGCGGACGTCGTCGCGCCGTCGGGGATGATGGACGGCCAGGTCGGCGCGATCCGTGAAGCGCTCGACGACGACGGCTTCACCGACGTCGCGATCCTGGCGTACGCGGCCAAGTACGCGTCGGCGCTGTACGGACCGTTCCGCGACGCCGCCGAGTGCGCTCCCAGCTTCGGCGACCGTCGCGCGTACCAGATGGACCCGCCGAACGCGCGCGAGGCGATCGCGGAGACGACGCT encodes the following:
- a CDS encoding redox-sensing transcriptional repressor Rex, with the protein product MPDRSPAGSPRRIPEATVARLPLYYRALVDTAEHHTTTVSSERLAEMAGVNAAKVRKDLSYLGSYGTRGVGYDVEFLLDQISRELGLTRDWPVVICGVGNLGQALAKYRGFGARGFRIAALIDADAEKVGQSIEDLPIQAVDELPRVVQEREISIGMIATPPNVAQEVADRLVAAGVRSILNFAPAVLSVPDGVSIRKVDLAIELQILSFYQLRRGGPPRSSGGRPGRDGRDGRDGTGAGGTPDDDGLRERVG
- a CDS encoding bifunctional precorrin-2 dehydrogenase/sirohydrochlorin ferrochelatase; its protein translation is MTARGYPVNLVVAGRRCVVVGAGRIAARKIDALLDAGARVHVVAPQLDPRVAEWRDAGVVTVAQRAFEAADLDGAWLATTATGVPDVDHAVFEAGEERQIWVNSADDPANCSFTLMSVVRQGDVVVTIGTNGRSPALATWLRDRIRTELGPEYGTLLDLLSAERESMRAAGRSSETADWRKALDSGILDLIRAGRVPEAKELLRACL
- a CDS encoding glutamyl-tRNA reductase, which translates into the protein MSVIVVGVNHRTAPVDLLERVAVAPSELPKALHALAAREHLAETVVLSTCNRTEVYARTTLFHPAVQDVRDYLAGHGSVDPDELGDHLYTYHDDAAVAHLFGVAAGVDSMIIGEGEILGQVRGAWRTAEEEGTAGQVLSRVFQQAVEVGKRSRTETGIGRHAVSVSSAAVALAVDRLGTLTTRRVLVLGAGDVGEGMAVALAGAGVAEIVVANRTPARANDLARRVGGRAISLGEVADALVTCDVLLSSTGAPEVILERSDVELVMERRDGRALLVVDVAIPRDVDPGVRQVFGVTLLDMDDMKSFADHSLAQRQREVGKVRAIVAEELERFRTEHTAREVAPIVRALRTRGEDVRRAELDRFRSRLEALDPAARRTVEALTEGIVNKLLHDPTVRIKDAAGTPRGATYSDALTELFGLVDVPPEPPTAS
- the hemC gene encoding hydroxymethylbilane synthase; translated protein: MPTQPVRLATRGSELARWQAGRVASMLDAPTELVIVTTTGDRRADVPIHTIGGTGAFVKEVEEAVLDGRADVAVHSGKDLPSALPDGLVLAAVPERADPRDALVGRGLDELPTGGRVGTGSVRRRAQLAALRPDLLFGELRGNIPTRVARSREFAAVVVAYCALQRLGLDDRVAQVLDPSTLVPQVAQGALAVECRADDARALELLGAVDDRRAHRAVDAERAFLAELGGGCNLPCGALATDRDDGGLAMRALVASLDGRVVLRAEVSGDDPRALGVEAARRLVLESGGSALLDDAA
- the cobA gene encoding uroporphyrinogen-III C-methyltransferase, yielding MTVYLVGAGPGDPGLLTVRGAEVLARADVVVHDRLASAALLELAPREAERIDVGKAPGRVEMEQHDIDALLVERGRAGQTVVRLKGGDPFVFGRGGEEAEALAAAGVPFEVVPGITSAIAAPAYAGIPVTHRGLSTHFTVVTGHEDPAKGRTDVDWEALARAGGTLVVLMGVGRLPAIVDRLLAGGLPPDTPVAAVRNGTRLDQASVRGTLATIASLDVRAPSAIVVGPVAALDLAWFESRPLFGRTVVVTRAREQASGLRARLEDLGAQVVELPAIAIEPVDVVLPDLGAYEWLVLTSANGVDALFDRGLRPAGLDARALAGLRIAAIGPGTASALATRGITADLVPERFVAESLLDAFPAPGGARGRAARVLLARAEQARDVLPDGLRARGYDVDVLVLYRTTTSRPDDAALAAVRDGRVDAVTFTSSSTVRNLCEVLGGPLADRPSGGPLVVSIGPVTSATARDLGVRVDAEATEHTIDGLVAALVDGLAAAGRR
- the hemB gene encoding porphobilinogen synthase, coding for MAFPDQRPRRLRRTPALRRLVAETRLSVDDLVAPLFVKDGIREPEPVHSMPGVVQHTQESLRKEVRALAGLGLPAVVLFGVPATKDPEGSQADAYDGVVQVALRNLRDEVGDAITLIADDCLDEYTDHGHCGLLRDDGSVDNDATLDRYASIAVAQAEAGADVVAPSGMMDGQVGAIREALDDDGFTDVAILAYAAKYASALYGPFRDAAECAPSFGDRRAYQMDPPNAREAIAETTLDVDEGADIVMVKPALSYLDVISALRASFDVPVAAYHVSGEYAMLKAASREGWIDGEAVAHEHLVSIKRAGADFVLTYLARETAERLHAS